The following coding sequences lie in one Paramormyrops kingsleyae isolate MSU_618 chromosome 15, PKINGS_0.4, whole genome shotgun sequence genomic window:
- the LOC111840122 gene encoding rho GTPase-activating protein 29-like isoform X4 produces MGCVTVGVNFKEVNEENKRNLFDEIHSSIDTFAFTFGNVVSDFLMGDVDRGSALGLTQTLKSRSFENLCAESGGSSPEKDDSPGSPRAEEVDSVLLGSDNGVESALLYAKAWSKYAKDLLAWVEKRLSLDIECAKAFAKMAESAKTLTSQQVYMPFQEAYISAFKNDIEYSQLVLQTAAALQSNKFTQPLLARKNELDKRRKEIKEQWQREQKKIQEAENALRKARLLQAQRLEEYERARSCTSRAEEEQLASGGKQLEKRRRMEEEALQKAEEAKEQYKACVADVGVKRVELASVKGEILTQIRELVFQCDLTLKAVTVNWFQMQQALAISLPLKHQSLCETAKLYDPGRRYMEFVRNLPRERCRGEAFCFDGPVPQNAGLQPHKRTGICTSYSHGNLSQMSLNSGDHSNEEVGSPVQSRMGRKIGERRSNSSTDIQALKVQATFRGWSLAGQGGGMCSDSESAGGSSESRSVDSPTASPGDFKRRIPRTPSTGTMSSADDLDEREPSSPLDTGLSDMVNETSSSPGPFRNAHMSKAAQTHKLRKLRSPSKCRECDGLVVFHGAECEECSLACHKKCLETLAIQCGHRKLQGRLHLFGIDFTQAAQNNPDGIPFIIRKCTSEIEHRALTVKGIYRINGAKSRVEKLCQAFENGKDLVELSELYPHDISNVLKLYLRQLPEPLILFRFYNDFIGLAKESQSIIVDEVDKATGDAVTDQSQGSVQLNRLLFKVKDLLRQLPLAHYRTLRFLIGHLHRVTEKADENKMTASNLGIIFGPTLIKPRQVDADVSLSSLVDYPYQALIVELLIRHYEKIFDISTSPSLPAGGTSPGTPKDMPPRLTPQEKEQMLSRHSKSLVDIKEESVKVYKRHSSVIPSNRLLDEVMETKDSSDWRKTSSVFSSVSEELNGHEEEIHRSTLVFSKSYDSPTKTHQRPLRTRLASRPVSLALDNPSGPAQADEINSRSTADCECSPPIQELEEPDRSGASINSHSQDTRVKNLTLRRTWDKQYRHYSVTPRTAKTTVNVSPQQESGEFEKLSLTIPSEYVKGGFKNDANDSSPKPTASRAPRTLQPPPGTFYKPSQNNTMTQSSDVDVKAYVSPTNSAGEVSVEVEESVDEVSVDAEVESTNVLVTQPQFSGCGVQDALPVKPVYQRLRPRRLPELEHREAHFV; encoded by the exons ATGGGATGCGTAACAGTGG GTGTGAACTTCAAGGAGGTGAATGAAGAGAATAAGAGGAACCTTTTTGATGAGATACACTCTTCTATCGACACGTTTGCATTCACTTTTGGCAATGT AGTGTCAGACTTCCTTATGGGAGATGTGGACAGAGGATCAGCACTGGGACTGACCCAGACTCTCAAAAGCCGA TCTTTTGAGAACCTTTGTGCAGAGTCTGGGGGATCTTCTCCTGAAAAGGATGACAGCCCAG GGTCACCACGGGCGGAGGAGGTGGACAGCGTGCTCTTGGGCAGTGACAATGGTGTGGAATCGGCGCTGCTCTATGCCAAGGCCTGGTCGAAGTACGCCAAGGACCTTCTGGCCTGGGTGGAGAAGAGGCTCAGCCTGG ATATCGAATGCGCGAAAGCCTTCGCCAAAATGGCAGAATCTGCGAAGACACTCACAAGTCAGCAG GTGTACATGCCATTCCAGGAGGCTTACATCTCCGCCTTTAAAAATGACATTGAGTACAGCCAATTGGTGCTGCAAACTGCCGCTGCACTCCAGTCAAACAAATTCACTCAG CCCCTGCTAGCTAGGAAGAATGAACTGGACAAACGTAGGAAAGAGATCAAGGAGCAGTGGCagagggaacaaaaaaaaatt CAAGAAGCAGAAAATGCGCTGCGGAAGGCCAGGCTCCTGCAGGCCCAGAGGCTGGAGGAGTACGAGCGGGCACGCTCCTGCACCAGCCGCGCCGAGGAGGAGCAGCTAGCCAGTGGAGGCAAGCAGCtggagaagaggaggaggatggaGGAGGAGGCGCTGCAGAAG GCTGAAGAGGCCAAGGAGCAGTACAAAGCCTGCGTTGCCGACGTGGGGGTGAAGAGGGTGGAGCTGGCGAGCGTCAAGGGCGAAATCCTCACGCAGATTCGAGAGCTGGTGTTCCAGTGCGACTTGACGTTGAAAGCC GTGACAGTGAACTGGTTCCAGATGCAGCAGGCTCTGGCCATCTCCCTTCCATTAAAACACCAGTCGCTCTGTGAGACAGCCAAGCTGTACGATCCGGGACGGCGCTACATGGAGTTCGTCAGGAACCTGCCCAGGGAGCGCTGCAGGGGAGAGGCCTTCTGCTTTGACGGGCCCGTGCCCCAGAATGCTGG GTTGCAGCCGCATAAGCGGACGGGGATCTGCACCAGCTACTCCCACGGAAACCTTTCACAAATGTCCCTCAACTCCGGGGACCACAGCAATGAGGAGGTGGGCAGTCCGGTCCAGTCACGCATGGGGAGGAAGATTGGAGAAAGGCGATCCAACAGCAGCACGGACATCCAAG CGCTAAAGGTCCAGGCCACGTTTCGCGGCTGGAGCCTGGCTGGTCAGGGAGGTGGGATGTGCAGCGACTCTGAGAGCGCCGGGGGCAGCAGCGAGTCCCGCTCCGTGGACTCTCCGACCGCCAGCCCAG GTGACTTCAAACGGAGGATCCCCAGGACCCCCTCGACAGGCACCATGTCCTCGGCGGACGACCTGGACGAGAGGGAGCCGTCGTCACCTTTGGATACCG GGTTGAGTGACATGGTGAATGAGACTAGCAGCTCTCCTGGACCTTTCCGGAATGCTCACATGTCCAAAGCTGCCCAGACGCACAAGCTACGGAAGCTGCGCTCCCCTTCCAAATGCCGGGAATGTGATGGTCTGGTCGTGTTCCATGGGGCAGAGTGTGAGGAG TGCTCTCTTGCTTGCCACAAAAAGTGCCTGGAGACGCTGGCGATCCAGTGTGGCCACAGGAAGCTGCAGGGCAGACTGCACCTCTTTGGGATCGACTTCACACAGGCCGCCCAGAACAACCCCGACGGCATCCCCTTCATCATCAGGAAATGCACGTCGGAGATCGAACACCGCGCTTTAACCGTCAAG GGTATATACCGCATCAATGGGGCGAAGTCCCGGGTGGAGAAGCTGTGTCAGGCTTTTGAAAACGGCAAGGACCTGGTTGAACTCTCTGAGCTGTACCCTCACGACATCAGCAACGTGCTCAAACTCTACCTGCGGCAG CTCCCAGAGCCGCTGATCCTGTTCCGTTTCTACAACGACTTCATCGGCCTGGCGAAGGAGAGCCAGAGCATCATCGTGGACGAGGTGGACAAGGCCACCGGGGACGCCGTCACCGACCAATCCCAGGGCAGCGTCCAGCTCAACCGGCTGCTGTTCAAGGTCAAAGACCTGCTGCGGCAGCTGCCCCTCGCACACTACCGGACCCTTCGCTTCCTCATAGGTCACCTGCACAG AGTGACAGAGAAGGCGGACGAGAACAAAATGACAGCCAGCAATTTGGGGATCATCTTTGGGCCCACGCTCATCAAACCGAGGCAGGTGGACGCGGACGTTTCGCTGTCCTCGCTAGTGGACTACCCCTACCAGGCCCTCATAGTGGAGCTTCTGATCCGCCACTACGAAAAGATCTTTGACATCTCCACCAGCCCATCGCTCCCAGCAGGCGGGACCTCTCCAGGAACCCCAAAAGACATGCCACCAAGACtgaccccccaggagaaggaaCAGATGCTCAGCAGGCATTCAAAGTCTCTGGTGGACATCAAGGAG GAGAGCGTTAAAGTGTACAAACGGCACTCGTCTGTAATTCCTTCTAATCGTTTGTTGGATGAGGTAATGGAAACAAAAGACAGCTCAGACTGGAGGAAGACATCATCTG TTTTCAGCTCAGTGTCAGAAGAACTCAACGGACATGAGGAGGAGATCCATAGATCCACGTTGGTATTTAGCAAGTCCTATGACAGCCCAACCAAAACCCATCAGCGCCCTCTGCGGACCAGACTGGCGTCTCGGCCCGTGAGCCTCGCCCTAGATAACCCATCCGGCCCGGCCCAGGCCGATGAGATAAACTCCAGAAGCACTGCAGATTGTGAATGCAGTCCTCCCATACAGGAACTGGAGGAACCAGACCGGTCCGGCGCCAGCATTAACAGCCACAGTCAAGACACACGTGTCAAAAATCTGACCCTCAGGAGAACATGGGACAAGCAGTACAGGCATTACAGCGTTACTCCTAGGACTGCGAAGACTACGGTCAATGTTTCTCCTCAACAGGAATCAGGGGAATTTGAGAAACTGTCTTTGACTATACCATCGGAATACGTTAAAGGAGGCTTCAAGAATGATGCAAACGACTCCAGCCCTAAACCTACTGCCTCGAGGGCACCCCGGACATTACAGCCCCCACCTGGAACATTCTACAAACCTTCTCAGAACAACACTATGACACAGTCCTCAGATGTGGACGTGAAGGCATACGTTTCACCCACCAACAGCGCGGGAGAGGTGAGTGTGGAGGTGGAGGAGTCTGTCGATGAAGTTTCTGTTGACGCTGAGGTGGAATCTACAAATGTTCTTGTGACACAGCCCCAGTTTTCTGGCTGCGGCGTGCAGGACGCACTCCCAGTCAAGCCAGTATACCAGAGACTGCGACCCCGACGCCTGCCGGAGCTGGAGCACAGGGAAGCACATTTCGTATGA